A window from Mya arenaria isolate MELC-2E11 chromosome 9, ASM2691426v1 encodes these proteins:
- the LOC128203222 gene encoding uncharacterized protein LOC128203222 gives MHSKLLCFSMLIYVAVVTAQTCNKLMDRFNVPVVGEIVGHSPIREINNQTSGAKCVLYCHITATCGTVEYDQSSKTCALFNVTMTPGDIQSGSKNIWYLEDLPAVSPCNANACASGEFCIAQATGGYTCALY, from the exons ATGCATTCGaagttgttgtgtttttctaTGTTGATTTACGTTGCCGTGGTTACAGCACAGACGTGTAACAAGCTGATGGACCGCTTTAATGTACCTGTCGTCGGGGAGATTGTTGGACATTCGCCCATT CGCGAGATCAATAACCAAACATCTGGGGCCAAATGTGTTCTTTACTGCCACATCACAGCAAC GTGCGGCACAGTTGAGTATGATCAAAGTTCAAAGACTTGCGCTCTGTTTAATGTAACGATGACGCCAGGAGACATACAGTCGGGCAGTAAGAACATCTGGTACTTGGAAGACCTG cCAGCCGTGTCCCCGTGCAACGCGAATGCCTGTGCAAGCGGCGAGTTTTGCATCGCTCAGGCCACTGGTGGATATACATGCGCTCTTTATTGA
- the LOC128245912 gene encoding uncharacterized protein LOC128245912: MIQGDSDYARSNALTSKPGLTLEESQEGFDKWATTYDQECVDAGYSSHLLTTKYLCDVIPQDARATSRVLDIGAGSGLVATKARHAETGSRIYSTNNCVPSVVIHELNRVVKQDTYDAVTGSGIYAANNYVPCDAIHEMIRVVKPGGYIVLVARNMLFGPGQPYEHLEPLMGRLERDRKWKQVHRDILPSAYFTKLNIDAIVWVYKKL, encoded by the exons ATGATCCAAGGCGACAGCGACTACGCACGAAGTAACGCGCTGACATCTAAACCTGGACTTACATTGGAAGAATCGCAGGAAGGGTTCGATAAATGGGCCACAACATACGACCAG GAATGTGTAGACGCGGGCTACAGTTCACATCTGTTGACGACAAAGTATTTGTGTGACGTCATTCCTCAGGATGCTCGTGCCACTAGCCGAGTGCTAGATATCGGGGCAGGAAGCGGATTAGTGGCAACAAAG GCACGCCATGCTGAGACGGGGTCGAGGATTTATTCCACCAACAACTGTGTGCCCTCAGTCGTTATTCACGAACTGAACAGGGTCGTAAAACAGG ACACGTACGATGCTGTGACGGGGTCGGGAATATATGCCGCCAACAATTATGTGCCCTGTGACGCTATACACGAAATGATCAGGGTCGTTAAACCGG GCGGCTATATCGTGTTGGTTGCTCGGAACATGCTGTTTGGTCCCGGACAGCCGTACGAACACCTGGAGCCGCTCATGGGACGTCTGGAGAGGGACAGGAAGTGGAAACAGGTCCATCGTGACATCCTGCCGTCGGCGTACTTCACCAAACTGAACATTGATGCTATTGTCTGGGTATACAAGAAGCTCTGA
- the LOC128245913 gene encoding methyltransferase-like protein 27, translated as MIEGESDLARNNALTSKAGLTLGESQKGFDKWAPTYDQDSLVHGYSAHLLASKYLCDVIPPDSRATSRVLDIGAGSGLVAKELCSNGFKKIDALDPNESMLKYAREQNLYEKYYLEFITAQPTSIPESTYDAVTGSGIYAANNYVPSVVIHEIIRVVKPGGYVVLVARNMLFGPGQPYEQLEPLMAILEKNGKWKQVHRDILPSAYFTKLNIDAIVWVYRKL; from the exons ATGATTGAGGGGGAAAGCGATCTAGCGCGGAACAACGCTCTGACTTCCAAAGCTGGACTTACTCTGGGGGAGTCACAGAAAGGGTTCGATAAATGGGCACCTACATACGACCAG GACAGTTTGGTACATGGCTATAGTGCACATTTGCTGGCGTCCAAGTATCTGTGTGACGTCATTCCCCCGGACTCACGTGCTACTAGCCGAGTGCTAGATATCGGGGCTGGAAGCGGACTCGTGGCTAAAGAG CTTTGCTCGAATGGTTTTAAGAAGATAGACGCACTGGATCCGAACGAATCGATGTTAAAATACGCAAGGGAACAGAACCTGTATGAGAAATACTATTTGGAATTTATAACAGCACAACCAACCTCTATTCCTGAAA GCACGTACGATGCTGTGACGGGGTCGGGGATTTATGCCGCCAACAACTATGTGCCCTCAGTCGTTATTCATGAAATAATCAGAGTCGTTAAACCGG GGGGTTATGTCGTGTTGGTGGCTCGGAACATGCTGTTTGGTCCCGGACAGCCGTACGAACAACTGGAGCCGCTCATGGCCATTCTGGAGAAGAACGGGAAGTGGAAACAGGTCCATCGTGACATCCTGCCATCTGCGTATTTCACCAAACTGAACATTGATGCCATTGTGTGGGTCTACCGGAAGCTTTAA